One region of Proteobacteria bacterium CG1_02_64_396 genomic DNA includes:
- a CDS encoding flotillin, protein MENLTNIAVIVGSALLGLLTIGLILARLYRRASKETSFVRTGMGGQKVIMNAGAMVLPVLHEIIPVNMNTLRLEVRRANEQALITRDRMRVDVQAEFYVRVQPVAESIANAAQTLGMRTMNPEALKELVEGKFVDALRAVAAEMAMIELHEQRVDFVQKVQQVVSEDLLKNGLELEAVSLTGLDQTGKEFFNPDNAFDAEGLTKLTEAIEERRKRRNEIEQDTEVAVARKNLEAERQKLEVGREQEYARMEQEREISIRRAAQEAEIAREQAEKKREAELAEILASQQTQQGKIAADRAVAEERIDMERQIREREIAKARAVEAADIEKTKTIESAEIDKRRALELAEQDRAIAIAEKSKAQSEAEAVAARARAEMVKAAEQVITVKETEIAERQKLIELVEAAKEAERQAIQVKVAATAEKEAAEDHALAVKTAAEGNAEAEKLAAEAARMRYAVDAEGKRAINEAENLLAAEQIARQIKLALIAQLPEIIAQSVKPMERIEGIKIYQVEGLGGGSGGSSGAGDGSGNLADQVVNSALRYRAQAPLVESLLKELGLQGGSLNGLVGGGLNETPAADDWVPPDEAKSSQ, encoded by the coding sequence ATGGAAAACCTTACCAACATCGCCGTGATCGTCGGTTCTGCCCTGCTCGGGCTGCTCACCATCGGGCTGATCCTGGCCCGCCTCTACCGCCGCGCCTCGAAGGAGACCTCGTTTGTGCGCACCGGCATGGGGGGGCAAAAGGTCATCATGAACGCCGGTGCCATGGTGCTGCCGGTGTTGCACGAGATCATCCCGGTCAACATGAACACCCTGCGGCTGGAGGTGCGCCGCGCCAACGAGCAGGCGCTCATCACCCGCGACCGGATGCGGGTCGACGTGCAGGCCGAGTTCTACGTCCGGGTGCAGCCGGTGGCCGAATCGATTGCCAATGCTGCCCAAACCTTGGGGATGCGAACCATGAATCCCGAGGCGCTGAAAGAATTGGTCGAGGGCAAATTCGTCGACGCCCTGCGGGCAGTCGCTGCCGAGATGGCGATGATCGAGCTGCACGAGCAGCGGGTCGATTTTGTGCAGAAGGTGCAGCAGGTGGTCTCGGAGGATCTGCTCAAGAACGGTCTGGAGCTTGAAGCGGTTTCGCTCACCGGGCTCGACCAGACCGGCAAGGAGTTCTTCAACCCCGACAACGCCTTCGACGCCGAGGGGCTGACCAAACTGACCGAGGCGATCGAGGAGCGGCGCAAGCGGCGCAACGAGATCGAGCAGGACACCGAGGTGGCGGTTGCCCGCAAAAACTTGGAGGCGGAGCGGCAAAAGCTGGAAGTCGGACGGGAGCAGGAATACGCCCGCATGGAGCAGGAGCGGGAAATCTCGATCCGCCGCGCCGCCCAGGAGGCGGAGATCGCCCGGGAACAGGCCGAAAAGAAACGGGAGGCGGAGTTGGCCGAGATTCTGGCCAGTCAGCAAACCCAGCAGGGCAAGATCGCCGCCGACCGGGCCGTGGCCGAGGAGCGGATCGACATGGAGCGGCAGATCCGCGAGCGGGAGATCGCCAAGGCCAGGGCCGTCGAGGCGGCCGACATCGAGAAGACCAAGACCATCGAAAGCGCCGAGATCGACAAACGGCGCGCCCTGGAGTTGGCCGAGCAAGACCGGGCCATCGCCATCGCCGAAAAATCCAAGGCGCAATCCGAGGCCGAGGCGGTCGCCGCCCGCGCTCGGGCCGAGATGGTCAAAGCGGCTGAGCAGGTGATTACGGTGAAGGAGACCGAGATCGCCGAGCGGCAGAAACTGATCGAGCTGGTCGAGGCTGCCAAGGAGGCCGAGCGCCAGGCGATCCAGGTCAAGGTGGCCGCTACCGCCGAAAAAGAGGCCGCCGAGGATCACGCCCTGGCGGTCAAAACCGCCGCCGAGGGGAACGCCGAGGCCGAAAAGCTGGCTGCCGAGGCGGCTCGGATGCGCTATGCGGTCGATGCCGAGGGCAAACGGGCGATCAACGAGGCCGAAAACCTGTTGGCAGCCGAGCAGATCGCCCGGCAGATCAAGCTGGCGTTGATTGCGCAGCTGCCCGAGATCATCGCCCAGAGCGTCAAACCGATGGAGCGGATCGAGGGGATCAAAATCTACCAGGTCGAAGGGTTGGGGGGCGGTTCGGGGGGCTCCAGCGGTGCCGGGGATGGAAGCGGCAACCTGGCCGACCAGGTGGTCAACAGCGCCCTACGCTACCGCGCCCAAGCCCCTTTGGTGGAGAGCCTGCTCAAGGAGTTGGGGCTGCAAGGGGGGAGTTTGAACGGTCTGGTGGGTGGGGGATTGAACGAAACCCCGGCAGCGGACGATTGGGTGCCGCCGGACGAAGCAAAGTCTTCTCAATAG